A stretch of Gadus chalcogrammus isolate NIFS_2021 chromosome 9, NIFS_Gcha_1.0, whole genome shotgun sequence DNA encodes these proteins:
- the ptprz1a gene encoding receptor-type tyrosine-protein phosphatase zeta produces MTFSLRGAVKSLTFPRAAGWGLDCLSLDQTSSYGYRNQRKFSEDIDWSYAVSPRAPGQGAAPHRAAPARHYTSSSSGSWLLQAKPLATPPSVSTTPRTLNQDNWVKKYPSCSSARQSPLDLEEDLAQVRLEYQDLRFEGWTTPTSDRTTAKNDGKTVAVTLGGDFFVSGGGLGSRFRAARLTFHWGRCNASSEGSEHSLDGVKAPLEMQIYCYEDDLFDSLDHALKEGGRITAIAVLFQISVEDNENYEAIINAVNAVSRYGKSGEVEAFSPQALLPNSTQRFFIYNGSLTTPPCSETVQWIVLKEPASISDAQLEVFCEVMTMQQAGYVMLMDYLQNNFREQPPRFTGQVYSSYTGSEELSTPECSSEPEKVLAVAQNRSSLLVMWERPRSVYDGAIDRYAVRYRPAGNPALPTIEYLTDGDQDVGAILQDLLANTSYSLEVVAVCTGGLLGRLSDQLTVTMPTYDPVDSLDSAWDDVNEGDYDPDPVQEEEEEEEEEENDVVLVGQEKEVVEEEVEEEVGKEVEAGSPVSTDPSRTPDLLPLLPDPRTTIQGTPTQGTSTKSTPTQGTSTQGTPTLAQPTRGPVGAVSSTTAGLRHNEEAIANSNATATGSERSEVSLIHPQSRGVSEKPQLRTTTPSMHFTGIPSYTTGAWGGVASGSAQQEEDFSASGESVLPVSPRITSSSTPPPPAAETTPPTAETPPPDDERSSAFYFEAESGSAAVATETGGMAYMGTTLSPSPSSSWRRRAGEEQSGSGDTSSDFSIPEHTERDLLLEEEGGEEEELVEDASNSSHESRVGAVGLTEAGAVVPLAVVSVLTGLGLMVLMGILVYWRNCFQTASFYIEDSNSPRVITQTAFNTDHEAVPVKEFVRHVAEMHQSHGFSREFEILKESYEELQAYSMDIGMTSDSARHPDNKTKNRYVNVLAYDHSRVRLSTQTDSGQTGDYINANYVDGFNRPRAYIAAQGPLRSSVDDFWRMVWEQRTGVIVMITNLMENGRRKCDQYWPMESQEEYGGFLVTVKSVKELAFYTQRTFTLRNTRLKKGSQKGRGAEQTVLHFQYTQWPDMGVPEYALPLLTFIRRSSQARTPDMGPVVVHCSAGVGRTGTYLVLDSMLQQIRQQGTVNIKGFLQHIRTQRNFLVQTQQQYVFLHDVLVEAVQTREAEVGSALLHRYVDELLTSGPSGNTRLEKQFKLISLPGGQHGDFSAAMRESNRSKNRPSSVIPVESSRVRLSTSSEDASDYINASFITGYRRCREFLVTQRPLPSTVRDFWTMVWDQGVQTIVSLPDGDHSTEGVAEPCAFWPKKQQPISCERFTVTQRGENTMCLSGEENLVIQELLLQAAQVTRPRVRGSTPKDDFVLEVKLFRTPCWPDPERPPSSTLELVHLVREARAGEGPMLVQDLTGGVAAGTFCSLISLVDQLEGEESVDVFQTVRMTNLMRPGTFTQPDQVQLLYRTLLSLVGSQQDQKLLDSSHTASPASTTAESLESLV; encoded by the exons atgacattcAGCTTGAGGGGTGCAGTGAAGAGCCTGACGTTTCCCCGCGCCGCCGGCTGGGGGTTGGACTGCCTGAGCT TGGACCAGACCAGCTCCTATGGTTACAGGAACCAGAGGAAGTTCTCAGAAGACATCGACTGGTCGTACGCAG TGTCCCCGCGGGCCCCCGGCCAGGGAGCGGCCCCGCACCGCGCTGCTCCCGCCCGCcactacacctcctcctccagcggcTCCTGGCTGCTCCAGGCCAAGCCGCTGGCTACACCCCCGTCTGTCTCCACTACACCCC ggacCCTGAACCAGGACAACTGGGTGAAGAAGTACCCTTCCTGCAGCAGCGCCCGGCAGTCCCCTCTGGACCTGGAGGAGGACCTGGCCCAGGTCCGCCTGGAGTACCAGGACCTGCGCTTCGAGGGTTGGACCACGCCCACCTCCGACCGGACCACCGCCAAGAACGACGGGAAAACCG TGGCCGTCACCTTGGGGGGGGACTTCTTCGTGAGCGGCGGGGGGCTGGGCTCTCGGTTCAGGGCGGCCCGCCTCACCTTCCACTGGGGGCGCTGCAACGCCTCGTCAGAGGGCTCCGAACACAGCCTGGACGGGGTCAAGGCCCCGCTGGAG aTGCAGATCTACTGCTACGAGGATGACCTCTTCGACTCCCTGGACCACGCCCTGAAGGAGGGGGGGCGCATCACCGCCATCGCTGTGCTGTTccag ATCAGTGTGGAGGACAACGAAAACTATGAGGCCATCATTAATGCTGTCAACGCAGTCAGCCGCTATG GTAAGAGTGGAGAGGTGGAGGCCTTCTCCCCACAGGCTCTGCTCCCCAACTCCACCCAGAGGTTCTTCATCTACAACGGCTccctgaccacgcccccctgcTCCGAGACCGTCCAGTGGATCGTCCTGAAGGAGCCCGCTTCCATCTCCGACgcccag ctgGAGGTGTTCTGTGAGGTGATGACAATGCAGCAGGCGGGCTACGTCATGCTGATGGACTACCTGCAGAACAACTTCCGGGAGCAGCCCCCCCGCTTCACCGGACAGGTGTACTCCTCCTACACCGGCAGCGAGGAGCTCAGCACACCTG AGTGCAGCTCGGAGCCAGAGAAGGTTCTGGCGGTGGCCCAGAACCGCAGCAGCCTGCTGGTGATGTGGGAGCGGCCGCGCTCCGTCTACGACGGTGCCATCGACCGCTACGCCGTCCGCTACCGGCCCGCCGGCAACCCCGCACTGCCTACCATCGAGTACCTCACGGACGGGGACCAGGACGTG ggggcgatCCTGCAGGACCTCCTGGCTAACACCAGCTACAGCCTGGAGGTGGTGGCCGTCTGCACGGGAGGCCTCCTGGGACGGCTGAGTGACCAGCTGACCGTCACCATGCCGACCTACGACCCCG TAGACTCGCTGGACTCTGCGTGGGACGATGTGAACgag GGAGACTACGACCCAGACCCAgtccaggaggaagaggaggaggaggaagaggaggagaacgatGTTGTGCTCGTGgggcaggagaaggaggtggtagaggaggaagTTGAGGAGGAAGTGGGGAAGGAAGTGGAGGCGGGTTCACCCGTGTCCACAGACCCATCCAGAACCCCAgacctcctcccactccttcctGACCCCAGAACCACCATCCAGGGTACCCCCACCCAGGGTACCTCCACCAAGAGTACCCCCACCCAGGGCACCTCCACCCAGGGTACCCCCACCCTTGCCCAGCCCACCCGGGGGCCAGTCGGGGCTGTGAGCTCCACGACAGCAGGGCTGCGCCACA ACGAGGAGGCCATCGCCAATTCAAACGCCACAGCAACAGGgagtgagaggtcagaggtcagcctcATCCACCCACAATCCCGCGGGGTGTCCGAGAAACCCCAGCTGAGGACTAcaactcccagcatgcacttcACCGGTATCCCGTCATACACCACCG gggcctgggggggcgtggcctcaggCTCCgcccagcaggaggaggacttCTCCGCCTCCGGTGAAAGTGTACTTCCTGTTTCCCCCCgcatcacttcctcctccacccctcccccccccgcggccGAGACCACGCCCCCCACAgccgagaccccgccccccgacGACGAGCGCTCCTCCGCCTTCTACTTCGAGGCCGAGAGCGGGAGCGCTGCCGTTGCTACGGAGACGGGGGGCATGGCCTACATGGGGACCACGTtgagcccctccccctcgtcGTCATGGCGACGGCGAGCaggggaggagcagagcggCTCGGGGGACACCTCCTCCGACTTCAGTATACCCGAGCACACGGAGAGAGACCTCCTCctcgaggaggaggggggggaggaggaggagctggtggaag ACGCAAGTAACAGCAGCCACGAGTCGcgggtgggggcggtggggcTGACGGAGGCGGGGGCGGTGGTGCCGCTGGCGGTGGTGTCGGTGCTGACCGGCCTCGGCCTCATGGTGCTGATGGGGATCCTGGTGTACTGGag GAACTGTTTCCAGACGGCCAGCTTCTACATCGAGGACAGCAACTCCCCTCGCGTCATCACCCAGACGGCCTTTAACACAG ACCACGAGGCGGTCCCTGTGAAGGAGTTCGTCAGACACGTGGCCGAGATGCACCAATCACACGGTTTCTCCCGGGAGTTCGAG aTCCTGAAGGAGAGCTATGAG GAGCTCCAGGCGTACTCCATGGACATCGGCATGACATCGGACAGCGCCCGGCACCCGGACAACAAGACCAAGAACCGCTACGTCAACGTGCTGGCAT ACGACCACAGCAGAGTCCGTCTGTCCACCCAGACGGACAGCGGGCAGACGGGGGATTACATCAATGCCAACTACGTGGAC GGTTTCAACCGGCCCAGGGCGTACATCGCGGCCCAGGGCCCGCTGCGCTCCAGCGTGGACGACTTCTGGAGGATGGTGTGGGAGCAGAGGACCGGGGTCATCGTCATGATCACCAACCTGATGGAGAACGGACGG AGGAAGTGTGACCAGTACTGGCCAATGGAGAGCCAGGAGGAGTACGGTGGCTTCCTGGTAACGGTGAAGAGCGTGAAGGAGCTGGCGTTCTACACCCAGAGGACCTTCACCCTCCGCAACACACGCCTCAAGAAG GGGTCCCAGAAGGGTCGTGGCGCAGAGCAGACGGTGTTGCACTTCCAGTACACCCAGTGGCCGGACATGGGGGTCCCGGAGTACGCCCTGCCGCTCCTCACCTTCATACGCAGGTCCTCCCAGGCCCGGACCCCCGACATGGGGCCCGTGGTGGTGCACTGCAG TGCGGGGGTGGGCCGGACCGGGACCTACCTGGTCCTGGACAGCATGCTGCAGCAGATCCGCCAGCAGGGGACCGTCAACATCAAGGGCTTCCTGCAGCACATCCGCACCCAGAGGAACTTCCTGGTCCAGACGCAG CAGCAGTATGTGTTCCTCCATGATGTTCTGGTGGAGGCCGTCCAGACCAGGGAGGCGGAGGTGGGCTCCGCTCTGCTCCACCGCTACGTGGACGAGCTCCTGACCTCCGGGCCGTCGGGGAACACCAGGCTGGAGAAGCAGTTTAAG CTCATCTCCCTGCCCGGAGGCCAACACGGGGACTTCTCCGCCGCCATGAGGGAATCGAACCGCAGCAAGAACCGGCCATCCTCTGTGATCCCTG TGGAGAGCTCCCGCGTGCGTCTCTCCACAAGCTCAGAGGATGCCTCGGACTACATCAACGCCTCTTTCATCACA GGCTACCGGCGCTGCAGGGAGTTCCTTGTGACCCAGCGGCCGCTGCCCTCCACGGTCCGGGACTTCTGGACGATGGTCTGGGACCAGGGGGTCCAGACCATCGTCTCTCTGCCCGACGGCGACCACAGCACT GAGGGGGTGGCCGAGCCCTGTGCGTTCTGGCCCAAGAagcaacagccaatcagctgtgAGCGCTTCACTGTGACCCAGCGCGGCGAGAACACGATGTGTCTGTCTGGCGAGGAGAACCTCGTCAtccaggagctgctgctgcaggccgCCCAGGTGACCAGGCCTAGGGTCCGGGGGTCCACTCCCAAG GATGACTTTGTCCTGGAGGTGAAGCTGTTCCGGACCCCCTGCTGGCCGGACCCTGAGCGCCCCCCCAGCAGCACCCTGGAGCTGGTCCACCTGGTCCGGGAAGCGAGGGCCGGGGAGGGGCCCATGCTGGTCCAGGACCT